The following nucleotide sequence is from Chondrinema litorale.
AGAAAAGTTATTTTTTCTTTAGAAAAAATATAATAAAAATATAATCGAAATTTGGATTGGTGTAGAGGTTTATAGCGTTTCGATTGCCATAAAAAAAATGATATCAGGATGCATTGTTTAAAGTAATAAGATAATTAAAGTCGATCATTGATCTAATGTGCAAAATCAGTTTTAGATAGTGGAGAATATGAATTGTATACTGGAACTTATAGGGTTAGATTAGTAATGTATTTAGTCATGCAATAGACATATTTTAAACTAACCGGACTCCAAAATCCCCAGAGATATTTTTTTATCCGAATTGTTTTCAACTTAGAATTATAAAAAAATCCCGGCTTTTGCCGGGATTTAAATTATAATAACCCGGAGTCAAGAAAAGAGAAGTAATTTTCTTCTGTTAGAATAATATGATCGAGTACAGCAATATCAAGCAGCTTACCAGCTTCTTTGATTTTATTTGTTAAATTTATATCAGCTTGGCTAGGATTAGTGTTGGAGCTCGGATGATTATGGCAAAGTACTAATGATACAGAAGAACTTTTTAGCGCTGCAATAAAGATTGTTTTAGGATCAGCCACAGTACCAGAAATGCCACCATTAGAAACAGTGTAAATACCCAATACTTTGTTAGCACGGTTGAGTAATAGAATTTTAAAACTTTCAACAAAGCCAAGTTGTCCAGGTTCCCAGTGTTTTCTTAAGATTTCAGCTGCAGAAGCAGAAGAAGTAATGGTAGGTCTTTTACTAGCTGGAACTTTTGAGGAATAAGATATTTTAACTTCAGCTACATAATTAGGATCAAATTTTTTGTAAGACATGATTGTAAGAATTTGAATGAAACAAAAATTTGCTTCATTTTTCGGTTGCAGTGTATTACTGCAAGCAATAGAGGATGTGGAATAAAAGGATAGAAGCTAGGCATTGAAGGGTTTATGCCGAACTACTATTGCGTAGAAATACCAAAATCGATCTTAGTTAATTTTTTGTGTTTCAAAGTCGCCTATAAGCAGTTTGAAAAATTTGATAGTTGGATAGTAGTGTGCAAATCGTTTGAGTCCATAGAAGTATGGATAGGCAATTGATTAAATGCTAGGTATACTTATTACTAATATTTTAAAGGTTATTGATTGATGATATGTGATTCAATCTGTTTTCTATAATCTTTAATAAAAAGCTACTACAACCTATCAATCATAAATTAATAATACTAAATATTTGGCATTTAATATAAATTATACATACATTTAGTACTATAAATTTATTAGAATTATGATATTTTTCTAATTAAAGTTTATGGGTTATTCATCGATGATAAATCCTAAATATTACTCTTGAAAAGAATAGATAGCCTCTTTTTTTTAGCTTCTATTCTATTTCATAGCAAATTACACTCATTTATTTTTTCAACTACCATTTATATCAATCAACACAAAAGTTTTGAAAATGAAAAACATTTCAATGAATCCACATGAGGATGGTGCCACCTCATTAAAAAATCGGTATGCTAAGGAAAAGCCTAACTATTTAATTCAAAAATCGAGTGTATTTTTACTGGCCTTATTATTTCTGAGTTTTCCTCAAGTTTTTGCTCAAAATCAAATGGAATTTCTCGACAGGGGAGTTGTTGCAGTCCGCAAAAGTAGTAACGAAGTTTTCGTTTCGTGGCGCATGTTCGGTACAGATCCAACAGACATTGCCTTTAATCTTTATAGAGGCGGAACACTTGTAAACGCAATACCTATAACACAGTCCACCAACTATGTAGACAGTACAGTTTATAATAGCAGTTATACGGTGCGACCTATAATTGGCGGGGTAGAACAAGCAGCTTTTGGAGCTGCTAATGTTTGGGACCAAGGCTATTTTACTCTTGATCTGCAACGACCATCTGGAGGCACTACACCAGATGGTGTTAATTATGATTATAGCCCCAACGATTGTAGTGTTGCTGATTTAGACGGTGATGGTGACTATGAAATTATAGTGAAATGGGACCCATCTAACGCTAAAGATAACTCTCAGTCTGGTTATACAGGCAATGTATTTATTGATGCGTATACGCTAGAAGGTGAACAGTTATGGCGTATTGATTTAGGTAGAAACATAAGAGCAGGAGCGCACTACACCCAGTTTATGGTTTACGATTTAGATGGAGATGGCAAAGCAGAACTGGCCTGCAGAACTGCTGATGCCGCTATCGATGGAGTAGGTACTATAATAGGTGATATTAATGCCGATTATCGAAATTCGAATGGGTATATCTTAAGTGGTCCGGAATATTTAACCATATTTAATGGAGAAACCGGAGCCGAAATGGCAACTACCAATTTTGAACCAGCAAGAGGTAATGTAGGTGATTGGGGAGATACTTATGGTAACAGAGTCGATCGCTTTTTGGCAGCAGTAGCTTATTTAGATGGAGTTAATCCAAGTTTGGTAATGTGTAGAGGTTATTACGAGTTAACAATGCTAGTTGCTTGGGATTGGCAAAATGGCACACTCAGCCAGCGTTGGGTATTTGATAGCAGAGATACAGGAAACGAAGGTTATGCGCAACAAGGTGCACATAGTTTAACCGTAGGTGACGTAGATGCAGATGGCAAAGATGAAATTGTTTACGGTGCAGCTACGATTGATGATGATGGTACCGGCCTTTATTCAACTGGTTTGGGGCATGGAGATGCTTTACACTTATCAGACATGGACCCAGATAGAGAAGGATTAGAAGTTTTTATGGTTCATGAGAGTCCATCTAGTTATGGTGAACATGGTGTAGAAATGCATGATGCAGCCACTGGCGAAATTATTTGGAGTCGCCCTGGCGATGGTTCAGACATCGGTAGGGGAGTTGCTATGGACATAGACCCAACTTACAAAGGTTATGAAGCATGGGGTTCAAGAGGGGGTTTAAACTCTGCAACAGGTGTACAGATAAGTACCTCGAGGCCGGGACCTATGAATTTTGCTTCTTGGTGGGATGGAGACCTCATACGAGAGCTTTTAGATGGTACTACTATTAGTAAGTGGGATTATACAAACTTTACAAATAATACCCTTCTCAATGCATTTGCCTATGGTGCAGCATCCAATAACAGTACTAAAGCAACTCCAAATCTTTCTGCAGATATTTTAGGTGATTGGAGAGAAGAAGTAATTTGGCGACATCAAGACAATGACAAGCTATTGATTTTTACAACTACCATACCTACTGAACATAAGCTTTACACACTGATGCACGATCCACAATATCGAACTGCAGTAGCATGGCAAAATGTTGGTTATAATCAACCTCCGCATCCCGGTTTTTATCTGGGTGCCGATATGGATCCAGCACCAATTCCAGATATACAATTGGTAGCAGAAACTACACCACCACCATTAGTTAATCTGGGAGTAGTAAGTAAAAATGGTGTGGTTGATTTAGATTGGCTCATTTCAGGTGCTAATGCAGATTTAGATATTTATAGAGGTATAAGTAATCTTTTTCCTACAAGTTCAAAAATAACTTCGCTTACTGCAGGAACTACTGTTTTTTCAGATACAACAGTAACCAATGGTACCGATTATTATTACTGGGTAACTACACTAGATGCTAATGGAGATACAGTAATTTCAAATGCCGCCGCCTCCTCACCAAACATCACAGAAATTACTTTAGAAGCTACTGCAGGAGATTCTTTAGTAACACTTAACTGGGAAATCTCTGGTATTAGTGGTTCACAAATTGTTTATCGCGACGGTGATGAAGACCCTGACGGAAGAGTAAACATTGCATCATTAAATTCACTTATCAGAACCTATACAGATACTTCTGTAGCTAATGATAGCACTTACTATTATTGGATTGAAGCATTAGATGGAGATAGTATAAGTGTAAACTCTAATATGGCCATGGCTACACCAACCAAACCCCAAGAGCCTGTTATTATCCAAGAAAATGAAATAGGTTTTTGTAGTGTGGAGGGTACCGTAGATAGCAATAATGCAGGGTTTACTGGTGATGGTTTTGCCAACACAGATAACGCTGTAGGAACAGGTATTGAATGGCGTATAAAAATTAATGAGAGCGGAGAGTACGAGATCTTATTTGGCTATGCCAATGGAGCA
It contains:
- a CDS encoding carbohydrate-binding protein, with the translated sequence MNPHEDGATSLKNRYAKEKPNYLIQKSSVFLLALLFLSFPQVFAQNQMEFLDRGVVAVRKSSNEVFVSWRMFGTDPTDIAFNLYRGGTLVNAIPITQSTNYVDSTVYNSSYTVRPIIGGVEQAAFGAANVWDQGYFTLDLQRPSGGTTPDGVNYDYSPNDCSVADLDGDGDYEIIVKWDPSNAKDNSQSGYTGNVFIDAYTLEGEQLWRIDLGRNIRAGAHYTQFMVYDLDGDGKAELACRTADAAIDGVGTIIGDINADYRNSNGYILSGPEYLTIFNGETGAEMATTNFEPARGNVGDWGDTYGNRVDRFLAAVAYLDGVNPSLVMCRGYYELTMLVAWDWQNGTLSQRWVFDSRDTGNEGYAQQGAHSLTVGDVDADGKDEIVYGAATIDDDGTGLYSTGLGHGDALHLSDMDPDREGLEVFMVHESPSSYGEHGVEMHDAATGEIIWSRPGDGSDIGRGVAMDIDPTYKGYEAWGSRGGLNSATGVQISTSRPGPMNFASWWDGDLIRELLDGTTISKWDYTNFTNNTLLNAFAYGAASNNSTKATPNLSADILGDWREEVIWRHQDNDKLLIFTTTIPTEHKLYTLMHDPQYRTAVAWQNVGYNQPPHPGFYLGADMDPAPIPDIQLVAETTPPPLVNLGVVSKNGVVDLDWLISGANADLDIYRGISNLFPTSSKITSLTAGTTVFSDTTVTNGTDYYYWVTTLDANGDTVISNAAASSPNITEITLEATAGDSLVTLNWEISGISGSQIVYRDGDEDPDGRVNIASLNSLIRTYTDTSVANDSTYYYWIEALDGDSISVNSNMAMATPTKPQEPVIIQENEIGFCSVEGTVDSNNAGFTGDGFANTDNAVGTGIEWRIKINESGEYEILFGYANGANDRPGDLIIDGVNMGNVSLLPTGGWTTWGTSGIMVSLDTGEHDIRLEATTSGGLANIDYIGIRGEKGTTQSAAACVYTPAIALTATTSSSSVDLSWTVEYATFVSQEVYKDSMLVATLNGTITSYTDTAVVEGDYYSYWVSGVFEDSTTLNSNVLDSILVPAVPEIILNAEVNVDEVLLTWTLKNTSFRHHEIFRDTDPNPSGRSRVGSVSNTTFSFIDDTVEPDTVYYYWIKGIYNDGSNLNSNGAEAIIPPTPTLSLTVVANDTDITLDWAVQNITFDTIEVYRSSSLDSADFEFIASVTDTSQSFTDTTATAGNTYYYWIKGVTESNYTLSSNVVEVYLDYQILTVKIQEDELGFCGVDGRIDHLIPGFTGNGYTNTYYRKNARVTWAIEIPIAGSYEFTFRFHNGLLYKKPARLYLNDSLAVANIGFKAEPDWLHWNTWSFTMELAEGTNYIALESSSFKGLPYLDYLEITGLGVMATSCESSSSQRQVANIQSTNSEENLNSELMVFPNPVSAGSVTFNSFLFDNSEVKVAITNTEGKRVYVKELGTFEAGEIHHTLDITDLSSGIYILQLQYKDGMQTVNFVKQ
- a CDS encoding JAB domain-containing protein is translated as MSYKKFDPNYVAEVKISYSSKVPASKRPTITSSASAAEILRKHWEPGQLGFVESFKILLLNRANKVLGIYTVSNGGISGTVADPKTIFIAALKSSSVSLVLCHNHPSSNTNPSQADINLTNKIKEAGKLLDIAVLDHIILTEENYFSFLDSGLL